The following coding sequences lie in one Arachis ipaensis cultivar K30076 chromosome B03, Araip1.1, whole genome shotgun sequence genomic window:
- the LOC107632775 gene encoding peptidyl-prolyl cis-trans isomerase FKBP62-like codes for MFSSCLIYLFIYLLSVHYTGTLLDGTKFDSRRDMGAPFTFTLGQGQVIKGWDEGIRSMKKGENALFTIPPELAYGESGSPPTILPKATLQFDVELLSWTSVKDICKDGGLFKKILVEGEKWENPKDPDEVLVNYEARLEDGTLVKKSDGVEFTVEDGHFYPALSKAIKTMKKGQKVILTVKPQCELSMICFVHNFISFYYEVELVSFMKDKESWDIETPEKIEAAGKKKEEGNALFRAGKYAKASKRYEKAIKFIEYDTNFSIKEKKSAKDLKIACNLNDAACKLKLKDYKQAEKLCTKVLDLESTNVKALYRRAQAYIQLTDLDLAEFDIKKALEIDPNNRYIFCLQFTYI; via the exons ATGTTTTCT AgttgtttgatttatttatttatttatttattgtcagTTCACTATACCGGGACTCTGCTTGATGGCACCAAGTTTGATTCCAGAAGAGATATGGGAGCCCCTTTCACGTTCACACTTGGACAAG GGCAAGTAATTAAAGGATGGGATGAAGGTATTAGAAGCATGAAGAAAGGTGAAAATGCCCTTTTCACCATCCCACCTGAGCTAGCTTATGGTGAATCCGGTTCTCCTCCCACAATTCTGCCCAAAGCAACTCTTCAATTTGATGTTGAGCTGTTGTCTTGGACTAGTGTGAAGGACAtatgtaaggatggtggtttgtTTAAGAAGATACTTGTTGAGGGAGAGAAATGGGAGAACCCTAAGGATCCTGATGAAGTTCTGG TTAATTATGAGGCACGCCTTGAAGATGGAACACTTGTAAAGAAATCTGATGGGGTAGAGTTCACAGTAGAAGACG GTCACTTTTACCCTGCATTGTCAAAGGCCATCAAAACAATGAAGAAGGGACAAAAAGTAATTTTGACTGTAAAGCCACAATGTGAGTtgtcaatgatttg TTTTGTTCATAACTTCATTTCATTTTATTATGAGGTTGAATTAGTATCTTTTATGAAG GATAAGGAATCTTGGGACATAGAAACTCCAGAGAAAATTGAAGCTGCTggtaagaagaaagaagaagggaatGCACTGTTTAGAGCTGGTAAATATGCAAAAGCTTCTAAAAGATATGAGAAG GCTATTAAGTTCATAGAATATGATACCAACTTCAGCATTAAAGAGAAGAAGAGTGCCAAGGACTTGAAGATTGCTTGCAATTTGAATGATGCAGCTTGCAAGTTGAAGTTGAAAGATTATAAACAAGCAGAGAAATTGTGTACAAAG GTTTTGGACCTTGAGAGCACAAATGTGAAAGCACTCTATAGAAGAGCACAAGCATATATCCAGTTAACTGACTTGGATTTGGCAGAATTTGATATCAAGAAAGCACTTGAGATTGACCCTAATAACAGGTATATTTTCTGTTTGCAATTTACTTATATTTAA